The following proteins are co-located in the Streptosporangium brasiliense genome:
- a CDS encoding VIT1/CCC1 transporter family protein — translation MSAGESGGRAEIHHAHRDVNGGWLRPSVFGAMDGLVSNFALIAGVAGGTASTKVIVLAGVAGLAAGAFSMAGGEYVSVASQRELALAEIDVERRELQRHPEAEQQELAQLYESRGVEPALAAEVARQISRNPEKALEVHALVELGVTPDDLPSPKTAAVSSFLSFSVGAILPLLPYLLGVTSLVSSAVISCLALFGAGALVSRVTARSWWYSGLRQLVVGVVAAGLTFALGSLLGGSGL, via the coding sequence ATGAGCGCAGGCGAGTCCGGGGGACGCGCCGAGATCCATCACGCACACCGTGACGTCAACGGCGGCTGGCTGCGGCCCTCGGTGTTCGGCGCGATGGACGGCCTCGTCTCCAACTTCGCCCTGATCGCGGGTGTGGCGGGCGGCACGGCCAGCACCAAGGTCATCGTGCTGGCCGGGGTGGCCGGGCTGGCGGCGGGCGCGTTCTCCATGGCCGGGGGCGAATACGTCTCGGTGGCCAGCCAGCGGGAGCTCGCCCTCGCCGAGATCGACGTCGAGCGGCGCGAGCTGCAACGCCACCCCGAGGCCGAGCAGCAGGAGCTCGCCCAGCTCTACGAGTCACGCGGCGTCGAGCCCGCGCTGGCGGCCGAGGTGGCCAGGCAGATCTCCCGCAACCCGGAAAAGGCGCTGGAGGTGCACGCCCTGGTCGAGCTGGGGGTCACCCCGGACGACCTGCCCTCGCCCAAGACCGCCGCCGTCTCCTCGTTCCTGTCCTTCTCCGTGGGCGCGATCCTGCCGCTCCTGCCGTACCTGCTGGGGGTCACCAGTCTGGTGAGCTCGGCGGTGATCTCCTGCCTGGCGCTGTTCGGCGCGGGTGCGCTGGTCTCCCGGGTCACCGCGCGCAGCTGGTGGTACAGCGGGCTGCGCCAGCTCGTCGTCGGCGTGGTCGCGGCCGGCCTGACCTTCGCCCTCGGCAGTCTCCTGGGAGGGAGCGGACTGTGA
- a CDS encoding MauE/DoxX family redox-associated membrane protein — protein sequence MTTVSRLVLAGVLVYAGWGKIGAPVLSVQAVRAYELLPDSLATVIGYGLPIVEIVVGVLLIVGLLTRVAGIISALLMLAFVIGIASAWARGLRIDCGCFGGGGQLKAGVEPEYLIDILRDFGLFVLGVVIAWLPPGRFALDSALGLTPARKLYDDDIEGDDEKPYEKENH from the coding sequence GTGACGACTGTCTCGCGGCTGGTGCTGGCGGGTGTGCTGGTCTACGCCGGTTGGGGGAAGATCGGCGCGCCGGTGCTGTCCGTGCAGGCGGTCAGAGCATACGAACTGCTTCCGGACTCACTTGCCACGGTGATCGGCTACGGCCTGCCCATCGTGGAGATCGTCGTAGGGGTGTTGCTGATTGTCGGGCTGCTCACCCGCGTGGCGGGCATCATCTCCGCGCTGCTCATGCTGGCGTTCGTCATCGGCATCGCCTCGGCGTGGGCGCGCGGCCTGCGGATCGACTGCGGCTGCTTCGGCGGCGGCGGCCAGCTCAAGGCCGGTGTGGAGCCCGAATACCTCATCGACATCCTGCGGGACTTCGGTCTCTTCGTGCTCGGCGTGGTCATCGCCTGGCTGCCGCCGGGACGGTTCGCACTGGACTCGGCGCTGGGCCTGACCCCGGCACGGAAGCTGTATGACGACGACATCGAGGGCGACGACGAGAAGCCCTATGAAAAGGAGAACCACTGA
- a CDS encoding DsbA family protein codes for MGKAARDQSARDRIKAQREEQQKKERLKRIATITTVAVVALAAVGSGWWFAAQGSKSEELTGALAPITPAADGSMVMAKAGVEKPVLDVYEDFQCPACKALEETSSATIKNLAAEGKVKVVYHTITIFPQEMNSGVTRGNSLRAGAAARCIPGGVPWIKFHDTLFKEQPSETVEGFKLDDLVSWGKDAGVTDPGFAKCVTGQEKAATQADYSAKVLESAKLQGTPTLKLNGVELANDVAFKPGDLRNAILDAAK; via the coding sequence ATGGGCAAGGCCGCGCGGGATCAGTCGGCGCGTGACCGGATCAAGGCGCAGCGCGAGGAGCAGCAGAAGAAGGAGCGGCTCAAGCGCATCGCGACGATCACGACCGTGGCGGTCGTCGCGCTCGCCGCCGTCGGGTCCGGCTGGTGGTTCGCCGCCCAGGGCAGCAAGTCCGAGGAGCTCACCGGGGCGCTGGCGCCCATCACCCCCGCCGCCGACGGCTCCATGGTGATGGCCAAGGCGGGCGTGGAGAAGCCGGTGCTGGACGTCTACGAGGACTTCCAGTGCCCCGCCTGCAAGGCGCTGGAGGAGACCAGCAGCGCCACGATCAAGAACCTGGCGGCCGAGGGCAAGGTCAAGGTGGTCTACCACACGATCACCATCTTCCCCCAGGAGATGAACAGCGGCGTCACCCGCGGCAACTCCCTCCGCGCCGGCGCGGCGGCCCGCTGCATCCCCGGCGGCGTCCCGTGGATCAAGTTCCACGACACGCTGTTCAAGGAGCAGCCGTCGGAGACCGTCGAGGGCTTCAAGCTCGACGACCTGGTCAGCTGGGGCAAGGACGCCGGCGTCACCGACCCCGGCTTCGCCAAGTGCGTGACCGGCCAGGAGAAGGCGGCCACCCAGGCCGACTACAGTGCCAAGGTCCTGGAGAGCGCCAAGCTCCAGGGCACCCCGACGCTGAAGCTCAACGGCGTCGAGCTGGCCAACGACGTGGCGTTCAAGCCGGGCGATCTACGCAATGCGATCCTTGATGCGGCCAAGTAG
- the gltB gene encoding glutamate synthase large subunit, translating to MPAAHLGFPEPQGLYHPSHEHDACGVAMVADVAGRRSHDIVAKALTALCNLDHRGAQGSEPDTGDGAGILTQIPDTFFRAVTDFPLPAAGSYAAGMAFLPSDSEARETGVRMIEEIAAEEGLTVLGWRDVPTDSALPGPSARAVMPFFRQLFVASPGGESGLELDRLAFCLRKRAEHEVDVYFPSLSARTIVYKGMLTPSQVEPFFPDLSDERYETAISLVHSRFSTNTFPSWPLAHPYRYIAHNGEINTVKGNRNWMRAREAMLETAAIPGELSRLFPICDPDGSDTASFDETLELLHLTGRKLPHAVLMMIPEAWESHTEMDPARRAFYEFHSTLMEAWDGPASITFSDGTLVGAVLDRNGLRPGRFWVTADGLVVLASEAGVLDIAPGDVVRKGRLQPGKMFLIDTALGKIIEDDEIKAELAAELPYDEWLHAGLVRFEELPARSREIPTHEALIKRQQTFGYTEEELRIILSPMARVGAEPIGSMGTDTPVAVLSEKPRLLFDYFSQLFAQVTNPPLDAIREELVTSLASTLGPEGNLLDPGPASCRQLVLPYPVIDNDELAKIIHINDEGALPGFHPRVVSGLYEVAGGGEALLRRLEEIRSEVSAAIEGGARIIVLSDRGSSDALAPIPSLMLTGAVHHHLIAEKTRTRVGLVIETGEAREAHHMALLIGYGAGAVNPYLAIETVEDMVGSGVLAIDRHKAVRNLIKAYGKGVLKVMSKMGVSTVASYTGAQIFEALGLGKDVIDACFAGTTSRLGGVGFDVLAQEVALRHRRAYPRAENAHRRLEVGGEYQWRREGEPHLFNPETVFKLQHATRSRRYEIFKEYTGLVDSQAEKLMTLRGLFKFRDGVREPVPIDEVEPVSEIVKRFSTGAMSYGSISMEAHETLAIAMNRLGGKSNTGEGGEDPERLYDPARRSAIKQVASGRFGVTSEYLVNADDLQIKMAQGAKPGEGGQLPGHKVYPWIAKTRHSTPGVGLISPPPHHDIYSIEDLAQLIHDLKNSNPAARVHVKLVAEVGVGTVAAGVSKAHADVVLISGHDGGTGASPLTSLKHAGAPWELGLAETQQTLLLNGLRDRIVVQVDGQLKTGRDVVVAALLGAEEYGFATAPLVVSGCVMMRVCHLDTCPVGVATQNPELRKRFSGRPEFVVNFFEFIAEEIREHLAALGFRSLDEAIGHAELLDTTSAEHHWKAAGLDLAPILHQPELPAGTALRRTQEQDHGLDRALDHTLIQLAEGALANGRRVTLELPIRNVNRTVGTMLGHEVTKRYGGAGLPDDTIEVRFTGSAGNSFGAFVPRGVTLRLTGDANDYLGKGLSGGRITLQPHDEAPLEGHIIAGNVGLYGATSGEVFVRGVMGERFCVRNSGATAVVEGVGDHGCEYMTGGKVVVLGPTGRNFAAGMSGGVAYLLDLNADRVNREMVEIEALDEADSDMLREVVEAHLTETGSTVAKALLTDWDPARFSKIMPTDYKRVLRAAEAARLEGRDIDEAVMAAAVQG from the coding sequence ATGCCTGCTGCCCACCTCGGCTTTCCCGAGCCCCAGGGCCTGTACCACCCCTCGCACGAGCACGACGCCTGTGGCGTCGCCATGGTCGCGGACGTGGCCGGGCGCCGCAGCCACGACATCGTCGCGAAGGCTCTGACGGCGCTGTGCAATCTCGATCATCGGGGGGCCCAGGGTAGCGAACCGGACACCGGCGACGGAGCCGGCATCCTGACGCAGATCCCCGACACCTTCTTCCGCGCGGTGACGGACTTCCCGCTCCCCGCGGCCGGCTCCTACGCCGCCGGCATGGCCTTCCTGCCCAGCGACTCCGAGGCCCGCGAGACCGGCGTGCGGATGATCGAGGAGATCGCGGCGGAGGAGGGCCTGACGGTCCTCGGCTGGCGCGACGTGCCGACCGACTCCGCGCTGCCCGGGCCGAGCGCCCGCGCCGTGATGCCGTTCTTCCGGCAGCTGTTCGTGGCCTCCCCCGGCGGGGAGAGCGGGCTGGAGCTGGACCGGCTGGCCTTCTGCCTGCGCAAGCGGGCCGAGCACGAGGTGGACGTCTACTTCCCCTCGCTGAGCGCCCGGACGATCGTCTACAAGGGCATGCTCACCCCCTCGCAGGTCGAGCCGTTCTTTCCCGACCTGAGCGACGAGCGCTACGAGACCGCGATCTCGCTGGTCCACTCGCGCTTCTCCACCAACACCTTCCCGTCGTGGCCGCTGGCGCACCCCTACCGCTACATCGCCCACAACGGTGAGATCAACACCGTCAAGGGCAACCGCAACTGGATGCGGGCCCGCGAGGCCATGCTGGAGACCGCCGCTATCCCGGGCGAGCTGTCGCGGCTGTTCCCGATCTGCGACCCCGACGGCTCCGACACCGCCTCCTTCGACGAGACGCTGGAGCTGCTCCACCTCACCGGGCGCAAGCTGCCGCACGCGGTGCTGATGATGATCCCCGAGGCGTGGGAGAGCCACACCGAGATGGACCCCGCGCGGCGGGCCTTCTACGAGTTCCACTCCACCCTCATGGAGGCCTGGGACGGCCCGGCCTCGATCACCTTCTCCGACGGCACCCTGGTCGGCGCGGTCCTCGACCGCAACGGCCTGCGCCCCGGACGGTTCTGGGTAACCGCCGACGGCCTGGTCGTGCTGGCCTCCGAGGCCGGCGTGCTCGACATCGCGCCGGGGGACGTGGTCCGCAAGGGCCGCCTGCAGCCCGGCAAGATGTTCCTGATCGACACCGCGCTCGGCAAGATCATCGAGGATGACGAGATCAAGGCGGAGCTCGCCGCCGAGCTGCCCTACGACGAGTGGCTGCACGCCGGTCTGGTCCGCTTCGAGGAGCTGCCCGCCCGTTCCCGCGAGATCCCGACCCACGAGGCGCTGATCAAGCGGCAGCAGACCTTCGGCTACACCGAGGAAGAGCTGCGGATCATCCTGTCGCCGATGGCCAGGGTGGGGGCCGAGCCGATCGGCTCGATGGGCACCGACACCCCGGTCGCGGTGCTCAGCGAGAAGCCCCGGCTGCTGTTCGACTACTTCAGCCAGCTCTTCGCCCAGGTCACCAACCCGCCGCTGGACGCCATCCGCGAGGAGCTCGTCACCTCCCTGGCCAGCACGCTCGGCCCCGAGGGCAACCTGCTCGACCCGGGCCCGGCCTCCTGCCGCCAGCTCGTCCTGCCCTACCCGGTGATCGACAACGACGAGCTCGCGAAGATCATCCACATCAACGACGAGGGCGCGCTGCCGGGCTTCCACCCGCGCGTCGTCTCCGGCCTGTACGAGGTCGCCGGCGGCGGCGAGGCGCTGCTGCGCCGCCTTGAGGAGATCCGCTCCGAGGTCTCGGCGGCGATCGAGGGCGGGGCGCGGATCATCGTGCTGTCGGACCGGGGCTCCTCCGACGCCCTGGCGCCGATCCCGTCGCTGATGCTCACCGGCGCGGTCCACCACCACCTGATCGCCGAGAAGACCCGCACCCGGGTCGGCCTGGTCATCGAGACCGGCGAGGCCCGCGAGGCCCACCACATGGCGCTGCTCATCGGCTACGGCGCGGGCGCGGTCAACCCCTACCTCGCCATCGAGACCGTCGAGGACATGGTCGGCTCCGGTGTCCTGGCCATCGACAGGCACAAGGCCGTGCGCAACCTCATCAAGGCCTACGGCAAGGGCGTGCTGAAGGTCATGTCCAAGATGGGCGTGTCCACCGTCGCCTCCTACACCGGCGCCCAGATCTTCGAGGCGCTCGGCCTGGGCAAGGACGTCATCGACGCCTGCTTCGCCGGGACGACCTCGCGCCTGGGCGGCGTCGGCTTCGACGTCCTGGCCCAGGAGGTCGCGCTCCGCCACCGCCGGGCCTACCCGCGGGCCGAGAACGCCCACCGCCGCCTGGAGGTCGGCGGGGAGTACCAGTGGCGCCGCGAGGGCGAGCCGCACCTGTTCAACCCCGAGACGGTCTTCAAGCTGCAGCACGCCACCCGCTCGCGCCGCTACGAGATCTTCAAGGAGTACACCGGCCTGGTGGACTCCCAGGCCGAGAAGCTGATGACGCTGCGCGGCCTGTTCAAGTTCAGGGACGGCGTCCGCGAGCCGGTCCCGATCGACGAGGTCGAGCCGGTCTCCGAGATCGTCAAGCGCTTCTCCACCGGCGCGATGTCCTACGGCTCCATCTCGATGGAGGCGCACGAGACCCTCGCCATCGCGATGAACCGGCTGGGCGGCAAGTCCAACACCGGCGAGGGCGGCGAGGACCCCGAGCGGCTCTACGACCCGGCCCGCCGCTCGGCCATCAAGCAGGTGGCCTCCGGCCGCTTCGGCGTGACGTCGGAGTATCTGGTCAACGCCGACGACCTGCAGATCAAGATGGCCCAGGGCGCCAAGCCCGGCGAGGGCGGCCAGCTGCCCGGCCACAAGGTCTACCCGTGGATCGCCAAGACCCGGCACTCCACCCCGGGCGTCGGCCTCATCTCGCCGCCGCCGCACCACGACATCTACTCCATCGAGGACCTCGCCCAGCTCATCCACGACCTGAAGAACTCCAACCCGGCCGCCCGCGTGCACGTCAAGCTCGTGGCCGAGGTCGGCGTCGGCACGGTCGCGGCGGGCGTGTCCAAGGCCCACGCGGACGTCGTGCTCATCTCCGGTCACGACGGAGGCACCGGCGCGTCCCCGCTGACCTCGCTCAAGCACGCGGGCGCCCCCTGGGAGCTGGGCCTGGCCGAGACACAGCAGACGCTGCTGCTCAACGGCCTGCGTGACCGGATCGTCGTGCAGGTGGACGGCCAGCTCAAGACCGGCCGTGACGTGGTCGTCGCCGCGCTGCTCGGCGCCGAGGAGTACGGCTTCGCCACCGCCCCGCTGGTCGTCTCCGGCTGCGTGATGATGCGCGTGTGCCACCTGGACACCTGCCCGGTCGGCGTCGCCACCCAGAACCCCGAGCTGCGCAAGCGCTTCAGCGGCAGGCCCGAGTTCGTGGTCAACTTCTTCGAGTTCATCGCCGAGGAGATCCGCGAGCACCTCGCCGCGCTGGGCTTCCGCAGCCTCGACGAGGCCATCGGCCACGCCGAGCTGCTGGACACCACCTCGGCCGAGCACCACTGGAAGGCGGCGGGCCTGGACCTGGCGCCGATCCTGCACCAGCCGGAGCTGCCCGCGGGCACCGCGCTCCGCCGTACGCAGGAGCAGGACCACGGCCTGGACAGGGCCCTGGACCACACGCTGATCCAGCTCGCCGAGGGGGCGCTGGCCAACGGCCGGCGGGTCACCCTGGAGCTGCCCATCCGCAACGTCAACCGCACGGTCGGCACCATGCTCGGCCACGAGGTGACCAAGCGGTACGGCGGGGCCGGGCTCCCCGACGACACCATCGAGGTCCGCTTCACCGGCTCGGCCGGCAACTCCTTCGGCGCCTTCGTGCCCCGGGGCGTCACGCTGCGGCTGACCGGCGACGCCAACGACTACCTCGGCAAGGGCCTGTCGGGTGGCCGGATCACACTCCAGCCGCACGACGAGGCCCCGCTTGAGGGGCACATCATCGCCGGCAACGTCGGCCTGTACGGCGCGACCTCCGGCGAGGTGTTCGTCCGCGGCGTGATGGGGGAGCGGTTCTGCGTCCGCAACTCCGGCGCCACCGCGGTCGTCGAGGGCGTCGGCGACCACGGCTGCGAGTACATGACGGGCGGCAAGGTCGTCGTCCTCGGCCCGACCGGCCGCAACTTCGCGGCGGGCATGTCCGGCGGCGTCGCCTACCTGCTCGACCTCAACGCCGACCGGGTCAACCGCGAGATGGTGGAGATCGAGGCGCTGGACGAGGCCGACTCCGACATGCTGCGGGAGGTCGTCGAGGCGCACCTGACCGAGACCGGTTCCACGGTGGCCAAGGCGCTCCTCACCGACTGGGACCCGGCCCGGTTCAGCAAGATCATGCCGACGGACTACAAGCGGGTCCTCCGGGCCGCCGAGGCCGCGCGCCTCGAAGGCCGCGACATCGACGAGGCGGTCATGGCCGCCGCGGTTCAGGGATGA
- the trpA gene encoding tryptophan synthase subunit alpha, with protein MTTLQTVFAKAKADDRAALIGYLPAGFPTKDGAIAAAAAMVEAGCDVIEIGLPYSDPLMDGPTIQDAVHRSLTNGTRIADVLRTVEGVARTGAATLVMTYWNPIDRYGADRFARDLASAGGVGTITPDLTPEESEPWRAASAGAGIDTVFLVAPSSPESRIKAVVDCCTGFVYAASLMGVTGARESVGEAAHGLVERTRLQTDLPVCVGLGVGTGKQAAEVAGYADGVIVGSAFIRRLLDAPDEASGLASVRELGAELAAGVRR; from the coding sequence ATGACGACTCTTCAGACGGTGTTCGCCAAGGCGAAGGCGGACGATCGCGCCGCTCTCATCGGATACCTTCCCGCCGGGTTCCCCACGAAGGACGGCGCGATCGCGGCCGCGGCCGCCATGGTGGAGGCGGGCTGCGACGTGATCGAGATCGGCCTGCCCTACTCCGATCCGCTCATGGACGGCCCGACGATCCAGGACGCCGTGCACCGGTCGCTGACCAACGGCACCCGCATCGCCGACGTCCTGCGCACCGTCGAGGGCGTGGCCAGGACGGGCGCGGCCACGCTGGTCATGACCTACTGGAACCCGATCGACCGCTACGGCGCCGACCGGTTCGCCCGTGACCTGGCCTCCGCGGGCGGGGTGGGCACCATCACGCCCGACCTGACCCCGGAGGAGTCCGAGCCCTGGCGCGCCGCCAGCGCCGGCGCCGGGATCGACACCGTCTTCCTGGTCGCGCCGAGCTCCCCCGAGAGCCGCATCAAGGCCGTCGTCGACTGCTGCACCGGCTTCGTCTACGCCGCCTCGCTGATGGGCGTCACCGGTGCCCGCGAGTCGGTCGGCGAGGCCGCCCACGGGCTGGTCGAGCGGACCCGCCTCCAGACCGACCTGCCGGTCTGCGTCGGACTGGGCGTCGGCACCGGCAAGCAGGCCGCCGAGGTGGCCGGCTACGCCGACGGCGTCATCGTGGGATCGGCGTTCATCCGCCGCCTCCTGGACGCCCCCGACGAGGCCTCCGGCCTGGCGTCGGTCCGCGAGCTGGGCGCCGAGCTGGCGGCGGGCGTCAGGCGATAG
- the lgt gene encoding prolipoprotein diacylglyceryl transferase, which yields MPLASIPSPSQGVWHLFGVVPIRAYALCIVLGVIVAVALGERRWRARGGAPGTIVDLAVWAVPFGLVGGRLYHVITDWQLYFGPDAPNEPIEALFIWNGGLGIWGAVALGALGVWFGCRGRGISLSAVADTVAPGIALAQAIGRWGNYFNQELFGGPTDLPWGLEIDPDRPGTVPGESTYHPTFLYESIWDLGLALVLIWIGGRFALRHGRVFALYVAGYTVGRFWIEGMRVDTAHHILGLRLNQWTSIVLFVAAVAYFWYAGRKTGEESVGLTQEAAPEGAEAVDPAHPSDQADGAAESGDGAERAAADNEGETGDAGKDGGSAGLTRGAAPEGAEAVDPAHPSDQADQEEKAGEAGGTDASGTSGEGVAVRAVSEGETGRS from the coding sequence ATGCCCCTCGCCTCGATTCCCAGCCCCTCCCAGGGGGTCTGGCATCTCTTCGGCGTGGTCCCCATCCGGGCCTACGCACTGTGCATCGTGCTCGGCGTCATCGTCGCCGTCGCCCTCGGTGAGCGCCGCTGGCGCGCCCGCGGCGGCGCGCCCGGCACGATCGTGGACCTCGCCGTCTGGGCTGTGCCGTTCGGCCTGGTCGGTGGGCGTCTCTACCACGTCATCACCGACTGGCAGCTCTACTTCGGGCCGGACGCGCCCAACGAGCCGATCGAGGCGCTGTTCATCTGGAACGGCGGCCTGGGCATCTGGGGGGCCGTCGCCCTGGGCGCGCTGGGCGTGTGGTTCGGCTGTCGCGGCCGCGGGATCTCCCTGTCCGCGGTGGCCGACACCGTCGCCCCCGGCATCGCGCTCGCCCAGGCCATCGGCCGCTGGGGCAACTACTTCAACCAGGAGCTGTTCGGCGGCCCCACCGACCTGCCCTGGGGTCTGGAGATCGACCCCGACCGGCCGGGCACGGTGCCGGGCGAGTCGACCTACCACCCCACGTTCCTGTACGAGTCGATCTGGGACCTGGGCCTGGCGCTTGTCCTGATCTGGATCGGCGGCAGGTTCGCGCTCCGTCACGGCCGCGTGTTCGCCCTCTACGTCGCCGGCTACACCGTGGGCCGGTTCTGGATCGAGGGCATGCGGGTGGACACCGCCCACCACATCCTCGGCCTGCGGCTCAACCAGTGGACCTCCATCGTCCTGTTCGTCGCGGCGGTGGCGTATTTCTGGTATGCCGGACGGAAGACCGGTGAGGAGTCCGTCGGCCTGACGCAGGAGGCCGCGCCGGAGGGCGCGGAGGCCGTCGACCCGGCGCACCCGTCCGACCAGGCCGACGGGGCCGCGGAGTCCGGTGACGGCGCGGAGAGGGCGGCCGCGGACAATGAGGGGGAGACCGGTGACGCCGGGAAGGACGGCGGGTCCGCCGGCCTGACGCGGGGGGCCGCGCCGGAGGGCGCGGAGGCCGTCGACCCGGCGCACCCGTCCGACCAGGCGGACCAGGAAGAGAAGGCCGGCGAGGCCGGCGGGACAGACGCCTCCGGGACCTCCGGCGAGGGGGTCGCGGTGCGGGCCGTGTCCGAGGGAGAGACAGGCAGATCATGA
- a CDS encoding bis-aminopropyl spermidine synthase family protein: MEAIAALIAQAGVDGRRLRTVLTLLGDGRWWTLADLVRESATSRRTVEALLREVELERSGERFRLREPLIGLTGGGLAPADPVAHLLPGHAGLVARMEELIAKAPRGRQALDHVAATADTVVRRALLLDARFWLEGARLLCVGDHDLTSLATAMLHPGVEVTVVDIDERILAYISEQADRLGLAVRTRWADLRLGLPASAQSWADLAVTDPPYTPEGIGLFVSRAVEGLRDRERGRILLAYGASERTPALALKVQHALSQLNLVNEAIYPDFNRYFGAEAIGSAADLYILRPTTKTWPAVAARVDGFGAAIYTHGPQSIESAPAPAPASAAAGPAPEVLVGEWPKDLLAKTPRARLATWLAKPYASDPARVAIAVPAGLEAALPRLLLATRAQHVQVTLAGPPKDLPTELLSAVYGLTVEGRTVHAVRLPPPATAEGRILRRVLDNAHGKLANTWREALIKARDGLTKKQARAIVGRLAPWADDVTVLELPACRLQQLPAAVAASLTAPDAAGSPD; encoded by the coding sequence ATGGAAGCGATTGCGGCGCTCATCGCGCAGGCGGGTGTGGACGGCAGGCGGCTGCGGACGGTGCTGACGCTCCTGGGCGACGGCCGCTGGTGGACACTGGCGGATCTGGTCCGGGAGAGCGCGACGTCGCGGCGGACCGTCGAAGCCCTGCTGCGCGAGGTCGAACTGGAGCGCTCCGGCGAGCGTTTCCGGCTCCGCGAGCCGCTGATCGGCCTGACGGGCGGCGGCCTCGCGCCGGCCGACCCGGTGGCCCACCTGCTGCCCGGGCACGCCGGCCTGGTCGCGCGGATGGAGGAGCTCATCGCCAAGGCGCCCCGCGGCCGCCAGGCGCTGGACCACGTGGCCGCCACCGCCGACACCGTGGTCCGGCGGGCGCTGCTGCTGGACGCCCGGTTCTGGCTGGAGGGGGCCCGGCTGCTGTGCGTGGGCGACCACGACCTGACCTCGCTGGCCACCGCGATGCTGCACCCGGGCGTCGAGGTGACCGTGGTGGACATCGACGAACGCATCCTCGCCTACATCTCGGAGCAGGCCGACCGGCTCGGCCTCGCCGTGCGGACCCGCTGGGCCGACCTGCGCCTGGGCCTGCCCGCCTCCGCGCAGTCGTGGGCCGACCTGGCCGTCACCGACCCGCCCTACACCCCCGAGGGCATCGGCCTGTTCGTCTCCCGCGCCGTGGAGGGGCTGCGCGACCGCGAGCGGGGCCGGATCCTGCTGGCCTACGGCGCGAGCGAGCGCACCCCGGCGCTGGCGCTGAAGGTGCAGCACGCCCTGTCCCAGCTCAACCTCGTCAACGAGGCCATCTATCCCGACTTCAATCGCTATTTCGGCGCCGAGGCCATCGGCTCCGCCGCCGACCTGTACATCCTGCGCCCCACCACCAAGACCTGGCCCGCCGTGGCCGCCCGCGTCGACGGCTTCGGCGCCGCCATCTACACGCACGGCCCCCAGTCGATCGAGTCGGCCCCCGCCCCCGCCCCCGCGTCGGCCGCCGCCGGCCCGGCCCCCGAGGTGCTCGTGGGCGAGTGGCCGAAGGACCTGCTCGCCAAGACGCCCCGGGCCCGGCTGGCGACCTGGCTCGCCAAGCCCTACGCCAGCGACCCCGCGAGGGTGGCGATAGCCGTGCCCGCCGGGCTGGAGGCGGCGCTCCCCCGGCTGCTGCTGGCCACCCGCGCCCAGCACGTCCAGGTCACCCTGGCCGGACCGCCGAAAGACCTGCCCACCGAGCTGCTCTCGGCGGTCTACGGACTGACCGTCGAGGGCCGGACCGTCCACGCCGTACGGCTGCCGCCCCCCGCCACGGCCGAGGGGCGGATCCTGCGCCGCGTCCTGGACAACGCCCACGGCAAACTCGCCAACACCTGGCGCGAGGCCCTCATCAAGGCCCGTGACGGGCTGACCAAGAAGCAGGCCAGGGCGATCGTCGGCCGCCTGGCCCCCTGGGCCGACGACGTCACCGTCCTCGAACTGCCGGCCTGCCGCCTCCAGCAACTCCCCGCCGCGGTGGCGGCCTCCCTCACCGCACCAGACGCCGCTGGATCACCAGACTGA